From a single Gimesia fumaroli genomic region:
- a CDS encoding DUF1501 domain-containing protein: MSNQSPQAFPDSTMSRRQLLYSAGAGFGGLALNAIMAEQANAAAKASAKPLSPLSAKQTHFPATAKSVIFLFMEGGPSHIDLFDPKPQLQKLAGKPLPESFKKPITAMGEINAPLLPSQRKWKQHGEAGTWISDWLPHTAKCADDIAVLRGCWTNGINHAGGVCQMNTCIPLAGRPSLGSWVTYGLGTENESLPAFVVIQDNNGTVVNGPRNWGTAFIPAVYQGTRLNTGKTPISNLYRPEEIFPSQESGKLDLLAQLNKRHAESRKQQSELAARMESYELAFRMQAAAPEAVDLTQETEATYKMYGMDEKETKVYGTNCLLARRLVERGVRFVQLYNGAGSKWDSHSGIEKRHAALCKGMDKCVSGLLTDLKQRGLLDSTLVVWGGEFGRTPMSEKGDGRDHNPTGFTMWMAGGGVKGGQTIGGTDELGLYAVEDRMHVRDIHTSIYHLMGLSNMKLEYRHKGSPERPTLNEGEFMKKLVTG; this comes from the coding sequence ATGAGCAATCAATCACCACAGGCATTTCCTGATTCGACGATGAGCCGACGTCAACTGCTGTATTCGGCTGGTGCCGGTTTCGGCGGGCTTGCCTTGAATGCGATCATGGCGGAACAGGCCAATGCGGCTGCCAAAGCCAGTGCTAAACCACTGTCGCCTCTCTCAGCCAAACAGACACACTTTCCGGCGACGGCGAAAAGTGTCATCTTCCTGTTTATGGAAGGGGGCCCGAGCCATATCGACCTGTTTGATCCCAAACCACAATTGCAGAAACTGGCCGGGAAACCGCTTCCGGAGAGTTTTAAAAAACCGATTACCGCGATGGGCGAAATCAACGCACCACTGCTTCCTTCCCAACGAAAATGGAAACAGCATGGCGAAGCGGGAACCTGGATTTCCGATTGGTTGCCCCACACCGCGAAGTGCGCCGACGACATTGCTGTCTTACGCGGTTGCTGGACGAACGGAATCAATCATGCAGGTGGCGTCTGTCAGATGAATACCTGCATTCCGCTCGCCGGACGTCCTTCTTTAGGCAGTTGGGTGACCTATGGTCTGGGAACGGAAAATGAAAGCCTGCCTGCATTCGTTGTGATTCAGGACAACAATGGAACTGTGGTCAACGGTCCGCGTAACTGGGGAACCGCGTTTATTCCTGCCGTTTATCAGGGGACGCGTTTGAATACCGGGAAAACACCGATTTCCAATTTGTACCGGCCCGAAGAAATTTTCCCATCCCAGGAATCCGGCAAGCTGGACTTACTGGCGCAGTTAAATAAACGTCATGCAGAGTCGCGAAAACAGCAGTCGGAGTTGGCTGCCCGGATGGAGTCTTATGAGCTGGCGTTTCGCATGCAGGCTGCTGCTCCGGAAGCCGTCGATCTGACGCAGGAAACGGAAGCCACTTATAAGATGTATGGCATGGATGAGAAAGAGACCAAGGTCTATGGTACGAACTGTCTGTTAGCACGTCGTCTGGTCGAGCGGGGTGTCCGCTTTGTTCAACTTTACAATGGTGCCGGTAGTAAATGGGATTCTCATTCCGGCATCGAGAAACGTCATGCGGCGCTTTGCAAAGGCATGGATAAATGTGTTTCCGGTCTACTGACCGACCTCAAGCAACGCGGCCTGTTAGATTCCACGCTCGTGGTCTGGGGCGGCGAATTTGGTCGAACTCCCATGAGTGAAAAAGGAGACGGCCGCGATCATAACCCGACCGGGTTCACTATGTGGATGGCGGGCGGCGGTGTCAAAGGCGGCCAGACCATTGGTGGAACCGATGAGCTGGGGCTCTATGCGGTGGAAGACCGGATGCATGTCCGTGACATTCATACCAGCATTTATCACTTGATGGGCCTGAGCAACATGAAACTCGAATACCGCCACAAGGGAAGCCCGGAACGACCCACCTTGAACGAAGGTGAGTTCATGAAAAAACTGGTGACTGGTTAG
- a CDS encoding PSD1 and planctomycete cytochrome C domain-containing protein: MNGRLFLACLFSVSFSLSAAQAEDTAKKTDTLSFENDVRKILKIHCLHCHGENGETEGSLDLRLKRLMVKGGDSGPSIVPGKSGESELIARIEAKEMPPEGKHMPEEELAILKRWVDQGAHTLRPEPEKIDADYVFPDELAFWSFQPVKNNAVPKVKQSKLVRQPVDAFLLSKLEEKDLTYTSEASKAALARRAFFDLIGLPPTPAELKQFLNDKSPDAYEKMIDRLLASKHYGERWGRHWLDVAGYADSEGYNNKDMERPWAYRYRDYVIRAFNEDKPYDQFLQEQLAGDEMVKPPYHKLKPEEMEKLVATGFLRMAPDGTGSNPAEKEVAKNQVITDTVDIVSSSILGLTVACAQCHDHKYDPIPQNDYYRFRAIFEPAFDWKNWRTPAARRISIMSDADRKIANEFEAEAKKILAERTELVNKFIDRTLERELLDVPEEKRDAMRKAYKTTGKKRTKEQVAMLKEYPRINRLSAGSLYLYDRTLHEQSGKETQKAKELAKTLVEKIKKETLEKIPEAQRAAALAAQKADAKKRTEEQKKIIAEFPALLVSTSNLAEFDKAGAAQVQHHKDEAKRFMELKTTAILKEYSDKATAIRDKKPKEEFIRVLTEVPGKVPKTFFFNRGDFEQPKHELLPAGLTVIKSNLEKTVEIPAVNKELPTTGRRLAYAKYITSGQHPLTARVFVNRLWLHHFGKGIVASPTDFGKLGIPPTHLELLDWLANDFVSHGWKIKRLHKMLMTSTAYKQSSQRSDEYDVADPDNLLYGHMPVRRLEAETIRDSIIAVTGKLKTDLYGQPVPVKEDEVGQIVVGVANVDSAGRQGKAIKMDDRKFRRSIYVAVSRSKPLAVLDMFDAPKMEPNCEKRSSSTVAPQSLLMMNSGFMVEHAEYFAERLEKEQAGNQAEQVKLAWMLAFGKEPSTEEVQQSVEFIKSQVPQFKTTAKAAGKTPEQLALATFCQALLSSNGFLYVD; encoded by the coding sequence ATGAACGGGCGACTTTTCCTGGCGTGTCTGTTTTCAGTTTCTTTTAGTCTGAGTGCTGCTCAAGCCGAAGACACTGCAAAAAAAACGGATACCCTCTCTTTTGAAAATGATGTGCGCAAAATTCTCAAAATTCACTGTCTGCACTGTCACGGTGAGAATGGTGAAACTGAGGGGAGTCTCGACCTGCGTCTCAAACGTCTGATGGTCAAAGGCGGCGACAGCGGCCCCTCCATCGTTCCCGGAAAAAGTGGCGAAAGCGAATTAATTGCCCGCATTGAAGCCAAGGAAATGCCCCCCGAAGGCAAACATATGCCCGAGGAAGAACTGGCGATTCTCAAACGCTGGGTTGATCAGGGTGCACACACGCTGCGACCAGAGCCGGAAAAAATTGACGCTGATTACGTTTTCCCGGATGAATTGGCGTTCTGGTCTTTTCAACCGGTGAAAAATAATGCCGTTCCCAAAGTCAAACAATCCAAACTGGTTCGCCAGCCCGTGGATGCGTTTCTCTTGTCCAAGCTTGAAGAGAAAGATCTGACCTATACTTCAGAGGCTTCAAAAGCAGCACTGGCGCGTCGTGCATTTTTTGATCTGATCGGTCTGCCTCCGACACCTGCAGAACTGAAACAGTTTCTCAATGACAAAAGCCCCGACGCTTACGAAAAAATGATCGACCGTCTACTGGCATCAAAACACTATGGCGAACGTTGGGGACGTCACTGGCTGGATGTTGCCGGCTATGCGGACTCTGAAGGTTACAACAACAAAGATATGGAACGTCCCTGGGCATATCGTTATCGCGATTATGTGATCCGCGCGTTCAATGAAGATAAACCCTACGATCAGTTTCTGCAGGAGCAACTGGCGGGCGATGAAATGGTCAAGCCCCCCTATCATAAGCTGAAGCCGGAAGAAATGGAAAAACTGGTGGCGACCGGATTCCTGCGGATGGCCCCGGATGGTACGGGAAGCAACCCCGCCGAAAAAGAGGTCGCGAAGAATCAGGTGATTACGGATACGGTGGATATTGTCTCGTCATCGATTTTGGGTTTGACGGTCGCGTGTGCCCAGTGTCACGATCACAAATACGATCCCATTCCTCAGAACGACTACTATCGCTTCCGCGCCATTTTTGAACCGGCGTTTGACTGGAAAAACTGGCGAACGCCCGCAGCGCGTCGTATTTCGATCATGTCGGATGCAGACCGAAAAATCGCCAATGAATTTGAAGCCGAGGCAAAAAAAATCCTCGCGGAACGCACCGAACTGGTTAACAAGTTTATCGACCGGACATTAGAACGCGAGCTGTTGGATGTTCCCGAAGAGAAACGGGACGCAATGCGCAAAGCTTATAAAACAACCGGAAAGAAACGAACCAAAGAGCAGGTCGCCATGCTCAAAGAGTATCCGCGGATTAACCGTCTGTCGGCCGGCTCGCTGTATTTGTATGACCGGACTCTGCATGAGCAATCCGGCAAAGAAACTCAGAAAGCCAAAGAACTGGCCAAAACGCTGGTCGAAAAAATCAAAAAAGAAACGCTGGAGAAAATTCCGGAAGCACAACGGGCAGCCGCATTAGCAGCCCAGAAAGCGGATGCGAAAAAACGGACGGAAGAACAAAAGAAAATTATTGCCGAATTTCCGGCGCTGTTGGTTTCCACTTCCAACCTCGCGGAGTTTGATAAGGCAGGGGCCGCACAGGTCCAGCATCATAAGGATGAAGCCAAACGGTTCATGGAACTGAAAACGACGGCGATTCTGAAGGAGTACAGCGACAAAGCAACTGCGATCCGCGACAAGAAACCGAAAGAAGAGTTCATTCGGGTGTTGACGGAAGTGCCCGGCAAGGTCCCTAAAACCTTCTTCTTCAATCGAGGTGATTTCGAGCAACCCAAGCATGAATTGTTGCCGGCCGGCCTGACGGTGATTAAATCCAATCTGGAAAAAACGGTTGAGATCCCTGCCGTTAATAAGGAATTGCCGACCACCGGGCGCCGATTGGCATATGCGAAGTATATCACCAGCGGCCAGCATCCTCTGACCGCACGGGTTTTCGTGAATCGACTCTGGCTGCATCATTTCGGCAAAGGCATCGTCGCCTCACCCACCGATTTCGGAAAGCTGGGCATCCCTCCAACACATCTGGAACTGTTAGACTGGCTGGCGAACGACTTCGTATCGCATGGCTGGAAAATCAAACGTCTGCATAAAATGCTGATGACGTCCACCGCTTATAAGCAAAGTTCGCAACGTTCCGACGAATACGATGTAGCCGACCCGGACAATCTGCTTTACGGACATATGCCCGTTCGCCGTCTGGAAGCGGAAACGATTCGCGATTCCATTATCGCGGTCACCGGAAAACTCAAAACCGACCTGTATGGTCAGCCTGTACCCGTGAAAGAAGATGAAGTCGGACAGATCGTTGTCGGCGTCGCAAACGTTGATTCGGCGGGCCGCCAGGGAAAAGCGATCAAAATGGATGATCGCAAATTCCGTCGCAGTATCTATGTGGCCGTCAGTCGCAGTAAGCCCCTGGCGGTGCTTGATATGTTCGATGCTCCGAAAATGGAGCCGAATTGTGAAAAGCGTTCTTCTTCCACCGTCGCGCCACAATCCCTGTTGATGATGAACAGCGGCTTTATGGTCGAACATGCCGAATATTTTGCAGAGCGACTGGAAAAAGAACAGGCCGGAAATCAAGCCGAACAGGTCAAACTAGCCTGGATGCTTGCGTTTGGAAAAGAACCTTCCACTGAAGAAGTGCAGCAGTCAGTCGAATTTATCAAGTCGCAGGTCCCCCAGTTCAAGACAACAGCGAAGGCTGCCGGTAAAACGCCGGAGCAACTGGCACTGGCAACCTTCTGCCAGGCATTGTTGAGCAGCAACGGGTTTCTGTATGTTGACTAG
- a CDS encoding DUF1501 domain-containing protein, with amino-acid sequence MNHKPTISAAHSRRHFLATSSMGIGSVALSWLLNQEQLQAKTPVVRPELEKKHFDLKLKPTHHAPKAKAMISMFMQGGPSHLDMFDPKPMLQKYDGKKFPGDIKYDNAAQASSKVLGSPWKFSKHGECGTELSELLPGLSEVVDDIVLMRSMHTGVNNHGQSIYAMHSGRILPGRPTLGSWLTYGLGCESENLPAYIAMVDPGGAPVLGVDNWTNGWLPSLYQGTVIRPKEPRILNLNAPPHLSGTAQEKYLDFLGKLNQRHLNQHPGEDDLSARIASYELAAKMQTAATEALDLSKETKATQAMYGIDVPESAEFGKRCLISRRLIERGVRFVQIMTGNQHWDHHTSMRTSLPRTCKRVDVPSAGLVKDLKQRGLLDETLVHWGGEMGRLPVIQNDAGVAKQGRDHNTYGFSMWLAGGGLKSGMTYGETDDFGHYAVKDKVSHSDYHATLMHLFGLDAERLTFTRNAAEQTLIDGQPCRIVNEIIA; translated from the coding sequence ATGAATCATAAACCAACTATCTCAGCCGCCCATTCCCGCCGCCACTTTCTGGCGACCAGTTCCATGGGCATTGGTTCTGTCGCGTTATCCTGGTTATTGAATCAGGAACAGTTACAGGCCAAGACTCCCGTGGTGCGGCCTGAGCTGGAGAAGAAACATTTTGACCTGAAGCTGAAGCCCACGCATCACGCTCCCAAAGCGAAAGCCATGATCTCCATGTTCATGCAGGGCGGCCCCAGTCATCTGGACATGTTCGACCCCAAGCCAATGCTGCAAAAATATGACGGCAAGAAATTCCCGGGCGATATTAAATATGACAATGCCGCCCAGGCGAGTTCCAAAGTGCTTGGCAGTCCCTGGAAATTCAGTAAGCATGGCGAATGTGGTACCGAATTATCGGAACTATTGCCCGGTTTGAGTGAAGTTGTGGACGACATCGTACTGATGCGGTCGATGCATACCGGCGTGAATAATCATGGTCAGTCGATTTATGCGATGCACAGTGGTCGGATCCTTCCCGGTCGGCCGACCTTGGGAAGCTGGCTGACTTACGGATTGGGTTGTGAATCTGAAAACCTGCCCGCGTATATCGCGATGGTGGACCCGGGCGGCGCACCTGTGCTCGGCGTAGATAACTGGACCAACGGTTGGCTGCCTTCCCTTTATCAGGGAACCGTGATTCGTCCTAAAGAGCCACGGATACTGAATCTGAATGCGCCCCCGCACCTCAGCGGAACAGCGCAGGAAAAATATCTTGATTTCCTCGGTAAACTGAATCAACGTCATCTGAATCAGCATCCGGGCGAAGACGATCTTTCTGCCCGCATCGCCAGCTATGAATTGGCAGCCAAGATGCAGACCGCGGCGACGGAAGCACTTGACCTGAGTAAAGAAACGAAAGCCACGCAAGCCATGTACGGGATTGATGTGCCCGAATCAGCCGAGTTCGGCAAACGTTGTCTGATCTCCCGCCGCTTAATTGAACGTGGCGTGCGTTTTGTGCAGATTATGACCGGGAATCAGCACTGGGATCACCACACCAGTATGCGAACTTCGCTGCCACGAACCTGTAAACGGGTGGACGTGCCTTCTGCCGGCCTGGTCAAAGACCTGAAGCAACGCGGTCTGCTGGACGAAACGCTCGTGCATTGGGGCGGCGAAATGGGACGTTTGCCTGTGATCCAGAATGACGCCGGCGTTGCGAAACAGGGCCGCGATCATAACACCTACGGCTTCAGCATGTGGCTGGCGGGCGGCGGTTTAAAATCGGGTATGACATACGGCGAGACTGATGATTTCGGTCACTATGCGGTGAAAGATAAGGTCAGCCATAGTGATTATCACGCGACCTTGATGCATCTATTCGGCCTCGATGCCGAGCGACTGACCTTCACCCGCAATGCTGCAGAGCAGACACTGATTGACGGTCAACCCTGTCGCATTGTGAATGAAATCATTGCCTGA
- a CDS encoding RidA family protein: MKFLTNSLIAVLLMSMTGRVTAEVSYYKPSSKTGTSLCVIVKDDVLVHTSQILPLNIKGGRITSESGSDQCVLVLKNLNYLLEKVDSSLNQLVKLNIYVTHEDLIQEVQRLIKELKLPAQPACTFIVTKLSDPKVLVAMDAVAVTGSNQKLSKAVIFNDDVSGFRAALLPAGRTAYISGQAVKADTLAESTKKTMEELFQTIKYLGGSPENIIQIKAFLTPMSEATAASQVIDGFFPYDSKHPISLVEWYSSLPIEIEMIVALPGEAPASRPTETVTYKTPTGMKASPVYSRVAIAEVSDRIYVSGITSKEPGNNSTRIHSVFNQLKEIVGEAHSDMQHLVKATYYVSENEISGDFGKIRKEYYNPNRPPAASKATVKSVGIPNRILLLDMIVVPAK; this comes from the coding sequence ATGAAATTCTTAACAAATTCGCTGATTGCTGTATTGTTGATGTCAATGACAGGCAGGGTCACTGCCGAGGTCTCTTATTATAAGCCCTCGTCAAAAACAGGGACTTCGCTCTGTGTGATTGTCAAAGACGATGTATTGGTACACACATCTCAAATCCTGCCTTTAAATATTAAAGGGGGTCGGATTACTTCAGAAAGTGGCAGCGATCAATGTGTGCTCGTGCTCAAGAATTTGAATTACCTACTGGAAAAAGTGGACAGCAGTCTGAACCAACTGGTGAAATTGAATATCTATGTCACCCATGAAGACCTGATCCAGGAGGTGCAACGGCTGATCAAGGAACTAAAGTTACCAGCTCAACCCGCGTGCACTTTTATCGTGACAAAGCTATCTGATCCCAAAGTATTGGTCGCCATGGATGCCGTCGCGGTAACAGGTTCAAATCAGAAACTGTCGAAAGCAGTGATATTTAACGATGACGTTTCCGGCTTCCGTGCCGCTTTACTACCGGCGGGGCGCACCGCCTACATCTCAGGTCAGGCGGTCAAAGCTGACACCCTGGCTGAGTCCACCAAAAAGACAATGGAAGAACTATTTCAAACGATCAAGTACCTGGGAGGTTCACCGGAAAATATCATCCAGATCAAAGCCTTTCTGACTCCAATGTCCGAGGCAACAGCAGCCAGTCAGGTCATCGACGGTTTTTTCCCGTATGATAGCAAGCATCCCATCTCACTCGTCGAATGGTATTCTTCGCTACCGATTGAAATTGAAATGATCGTCGCCCTGCCGGGTGAGGCACCTGCGTCTCGTCCGACGGAGACCGTCACCTATAAAACACCCACTGGTATGAAAGCCTCTCCCGTTTACAGTCGGGTCGCGATTGCAGAAGTCAGTGACCGGATTTATGTCTCGGGAATTACTTCCAAAGAACCTGGCAACAACAGCACACGAATTCACAGTGTTTTCAATCAGCTGAAGGAAATCGTCGGGGAAGCCCATAGCGATATGCAGCATCTGGTGAAAGCCACGTATTATGTTTCGGAAAATGAAATCAGCGGCGACTTCGGCAAAATCCGCAAGGAATACTACAATCCGAACCGACCGCCGGCCGCCTCTAAAGCCACGGTGAAAAGCGTAGGCATTCCGAATCGAATTCTGCTGCTGGATATGATCGTGGTACCTGCGAAATAG
- a CDS encoding prolyl oligopeptidase family serine peptidase, with protein sequence MIFPRKFIVKTTIALALCAILSPALVHADGPADNIPDKVRRIPSLGVEVPAEKKQELQQGLTKLQASLDQLNKSKDARIKALIPDVEIYHRAVRCALDYQEFFHEREIGNGLKLLQQGQKRADQLLKGEAPWTRQTGLVVRGYVSKIDQTVQPYGLVIPDSYTFDGKSQYRCDLWFHGRGERLSEVNFISQQQRSRGQYTPANTIVLHPYGRYSNAFKFAGEIDVLEALESTKQNYRIDDDRVSVRGFSMGGAACWQFAVHYADRWFAANPGAGFSETPLFLDVFQKETLKPTWYEKKLWQMYDCPGYALNLYQCPTVAYSGEIDRQKQAADVMEDALKKVGIDLVHIIGPNTAHKIHPDSKLVIEDKMDSLARVGRQRIPRTVHLVAYTLKYNRMAWVTLDAMEEEWTQAQIDARLRSRNRVEVKTNNVTGFTLKMAAGESPLDMTQPVTVEIDGVQLEAPRPKSDRSWNVSFHRANSVWQLGPAVYEPGQLVKKHNLQGPIDDAFMDSFIFVSPSGTCASPTVDKWVQSEMQHAIVHWRQQFRGDARVLKDSQITDKEIAASNLVLWGDPQSNQLIKKIVDKLPIQWNKDSIVVGDKQYPADHHAPVLIFPNPLNPEKYVVLNSGFTYREYAYLNNARQVPMLPDWAIIDLRTPASSQYPGKVVDANFFDEFWRVK encoded by the coding sequence ATGATTTTTCCACGAAAATTTATTGTCAAAACTACAATCGCGTTGGCCCTGTGTGCGATACTTTCCCCTGCCTTAGTACACGCTGATGGCCCGGCTGACAACATTCCCGACAAAGTCCGCCGCATCCCCTCACTCGGTGTTGAAGTTCCTGCTGAGAAAAAACAGGAGTTGCAACAGGGACTGACAAAACTTCAGGCATCGCTGGATCAATTGAACAAGAGCAAAGACGCGCGAATCAAGGCATTGATCCCGGACGTCGAAATCTATCACCGAGCCGTACGGTGTGCGCTCGACTATCAGGAGTTCTTTCACGAACGCGAAATTGGCAACGGGCTCAAGCTGTTACAACAGGGCCAAAAACGGGCCGACCAGTTGCTGAAAGGGGAAGCCCCCTGGACACGTCAGACAGGGCTGGTCGTCCGCGGTTATGTCTCGAAAATCGACCAGACCGTGCAACCTTATGGCCTGGTGATTCCCGACAGCTATACGTTTGATGGAAAAAGTCAGTATCGATGTGACCTCTGGTTTCATGGCAGAGGCGAACGGCTGAGCGAAGTCAACTTCATCAGCCAGCAACAACGTTCGCGCGGGCAATATACGCCTGCCAACACCATCGTGTTGCATCCTTATGGTCGCTATTCCAATGCCTTCAAGTTCGCCGGTGAAATTGATGTACTGGAAGCACTGGAATCAACAAAGCAGAATTACCGTATCGATGACGACCGCGTCTCCGTACGTGGCTTTTCAATGGGGGGCGCTGCCTGCTGGCAGTTCGCCGTGCATTATGCGGATCGCTGGTTCGCTGCGAATCCCGGAGCCGGCTTTTCAGAAACACCTCTGTTCCTGGATGTGTTTCAGAAAGAAACCTTGAAACCGACCTGGTACGAAAAGAAATTGTGGCAAATGTATGACTGCCCTGGTTACGCGCTCAATCTGTATCAGTGTCCGACCGTTGCCTACAGTGGGGAAATCGACCGTCAGAAGCAGGCAGCCGACGTGATGGAAGACGCCTTGAAAAAAGTCGGCATTGATCTCGTGCATATCATTGGCCCCAACACGGCACACAAGATTCACCCTGATTCCAAACTGGTCATCGAAGACAAAATGGATTCCCTCGCACGCGTGGGCCGTCAACGTATTCCCCGCACCGTGCATCTGGTGGCCTATACTTTAAAATATAATCGGATGGCATGGGTCACACTGGATGCGATGGAAGAAGAATGGACACAGGCGCAGATTGATGCTCGTCTGCGTTCGCGAAATCGGGTTGAAGTCAAAACCAACAATGTCACCGGATTCACACTGAAGATGGCAGCAGGAGAGTCGCCGCTGGATATGACGCAACCAGTCACCGTCGAAATTGACGGCGTCCAACTCGAAGCACCGCGTCCGAAATCAGACCGGTCCTGGAATGTTTCATTTCACAGAGCAAATTCCGTCTGGCAACTGGGGCCCGCCGTTTATGAACCGGGTCAACTCGTTAAAAAACATAATCTGCAAGGCCCCATTGACGATGCCTTCATGGATTCCTTTATTTTTGTCTCCCCTTCCGGAACGTGTGCTTCACCGACTGTTGACAAATGGGTTCAGTCAGAAATGCAACACGCCATCGTGCATTGGCGTCAGCAGTTTCGCGGCGATGCTCGCGTTTTGAAAGATTCTCAAATTACCGACAAAGAAATCGCTGCAAGCAACCTGGTGCTGTGGGGCGATCCCCAGAGTAATCAACTCATCAAAAAGATTGTGGACAAGCTGCCGATTCAATGGAACAAGGATTCGATTGTCGTAGGCGATAAGCAATATCCTGCCGATCATCATGCTCCGGTTCTGATTTTCCCGAATCCGTTGAACCCCGAGAAATATGTGGTCCTCAACAGTGGATTTACTTATCGCGAATATGCCTATTTGAATAATGCCCGACAGGTGCCGATGCTGCCTGACTGGGCGATCATCGACTTGCGTACGCCAGCGAGTAGCCAATATCCGGGCAAAGTCGTGGATGCCAATTTCTTTGATGAATTCTGGCGCGTAAAATAA